From Priestia filamentosa, a single genomic window includes:
- the cdiI gene encoding ribonuclease toxin immunity protein CdiI, translating into MNTVFEDSKKFIQMYREKGLNKGVVIDVLCDYVLDYNFVEILDSFLKEAVPRGQYNGVIHSGAYDPDEEEYFGEKSVLFYYCIAEDDFEDIVTHEELCSYLEVASEFYIAKHPKQTNEVKHYLSQIKEK; encoded by the coding sequence ATGAACACTGTTTTTGAGGATAGCAAAAAGTTTATTCAAATGTATAGAGAAAAAGGGTTAAACAAGGGTGTTGTCATTGATGTACTTTGTGATTATGTACTAGATTATAACTTTGTTGAGATATTAGATAGTTTTTTAAAAGAAGCTGTTCCAAGAGGACAATACAACGGCGTAATACATTCAGGTGCATATGATCCAGATGAAGAGGAGTATTTTGGAGAAAAGAGCGTTTTATTTTATTACTGTATAGCAGAGGACGACTTTGAAGACATCGTTACGCATGAAGAATTGTGTAGCTATCTAGAAGTAGCAAGTGAATTTTATATTGCCAAGCATCCTAAACAAACAAATGAAGTCAAGCACTACTTATCCCAAATTAAAGAAAAATAG
- a CDS encoding DUF3427 domain-containing protein produces the protein MFVDLHKEECAKESINCKDEFIDQSYFQWETPNSTTQTSDRGKDIILNNDRGVSLHLFVRKYREIDVKSEPYIYIGKGNTVEYLGEKPITVKLELENEVPASLYDEFVQKV, from the coding sequence TTGTTTGTTGATCTTCATAAGGAAGAATGCGCAAAAGAAAGTATAAATTGTAAAGACGAGTTTATTGATCAAAGTTATTTCCAATGGGAAACTCCTAACAGTACGACCCAAACTTCTGACAGGGGAAAAGATATTATTTTAAATAATGATAGAGGAGTAAGCCTTCATTTATTTGTACGAAAGTATAGAGAGATTGATGTGAAATCCGAACCTTATATTTATATTGGGAAAGGTAATACTGTTGAATACTTGGGAGAAAAACCTATTACGGTGAAGTTGGAATTGGAGAATGAGGTTCCTGCAAGTCTGTATGATGAGTTTGTGCAGAAAGTCTAA
- a CDS encoding SMI1/KNR4 family protein, with product MELFAIEGEDFASVAEDTEYFRTGGLPQKYIVIEKVDKFVYCLNTVDGHNVIS from the coding sequence GTGGAGCTATTTGCTATTGAAGGAGAAGACTTTGCATCTGTTGCTGAAGACACGGAGTATTTTAGAACAGGGGGCTTACCCCAAAAATATATTGTGATAGAGAAGGTTGATAAGTTTGTTTACTGTCTGAATACAGTAGATGGACATAACGTTATATCATAG
- a CDS encoding GIY-YIG nuclease family protein, producing MLRNRSHKRIQICFYGDNPDGIKIAESPNTAIQAVCIPRHMLKDVKDEEELKKPTIYFLFGGDKQAYIGEAANGYERLKQHNKGKDFWDTAVMIVSRNSSIGELNKLDVQYLENKAYEAADNAGAYKLNQTIPTEPAMDQFRKRELEGILENIKYFLSSYNFLLFDESSSIQNSSLEEKNVGAEPVVQTPKVKQAEVTVELEDADDTVSLEDVTLYLDRNASKGTGKQMKEGFLICKGSMLGKEPNFPKELLASHMQKLTVLLEEGVVKEIEERYFFTQDHLFNSNSGAANFVAQTRCSGPSVWRDKDGVMLKTLREQLAQRV from the coding sequence TTGCTGAGAAATAGAAGTCATAAAAGAATTCAAATATGTTTTTATGGAGACAATCCAGATGGAATTAAAATAGCTGAAAGTCCTAATACAGCGATACAAGCAGTGTGCATTCCAAGGCATATGCTTAAAGATGTAAAAGATGAAGAAGAACTAAAAAAACCAACGATTTATTTTCTGTTTGGAGGAGACAAGCAGGCATACATAGGGGAAGCTGCGAATGGTTATGAAAGATTGAAACAGCATAACAAAGGAAAAGATTTTTGGGATACAGCCGTTATGATTGTATCTAGGAACTCTTCAATCGGTGAGTTAAACAAGTTAGATGTCCAATACTTAGAAAACAAAGCCTATGAAGCAGCAGATAATGCAGGTGCATATAAGCTAAATCAAACAATTCCGACTGAACCTGCGATGGATCAGTTTCGGAAACGAGAGCTGGAAGGAATATTAGAAAATATTAAATACTTCCTAAGCTCTTATAATTTTCTCTTATTTGATGAGTCTTCATCTATACAGAATTCAAGTTTAGAAGAGAAGAATGTTGGGGCTGAGCCAGTGGTTCAGACTCCAAAGGTCAAACAAGCAGAAGTTACAGTTGAACTGGAAGATGCAGATGATACAGTTAGCTTAGAAGATGTTACGCTGTATCTTGATCGAAATGCGTCAAAGGGAACGGGTAAACAAATGAAAGAAGGTTTCCTTATTTGTAAAGGGTCCATGTTAGGAAAAGAACCAAACTTCCCGAAAGAATTGTTAGCCTCGCATATGCAAAAGTTAACGGTTCTTTTAGAAGAGGGAGTAGTAAAAGAGATAGAGGAAAGATATTTCTTTACCCAAGACCATCTCTTTAATTCAAACTCAGGTGCTGCTAACTTTGTGGCACAGACAAGGTGCAGCGGACCGAGTGTTTGGAGAGATAAGGATGGAGTTATGTTAAAGACGTTGAGAGAGCAGTTAGCTCAAAGGGTTTAA
- a CDS encoding AMP-binding protein, with protein sequence MVLEIPERINLYKELRTQAKKNPKKVILEDLNGALTYKKVLLSVNVLSQKILQATNGEERVGLFLPNVTGQAIALFSLFKNGQVPCILNFSMGAQSLLDCIETTSLKTVITSKTFIKVAGLSMVIEEMEKKVHIVYVEDLKDNLALSHKIKGFLETKISCPVKASKEEVILFTSGTESKPKGVVLSHRNVYANIKQALEVIDITENDKIFNPLPLFHSFGMTVCIILPLIFNIKAFLYPSPLHYKEIPKMIKKHKSTITIATNTFFDQYAKYAEPDDFASLKYVIAGGEKLKEDVFETYKKKFSIEILQGYGATETSPIIALNTPTYNKFGSVGKILPLMDAKIEKVEGITEGGNLLVKGPNVMKGYMIHNEGFIPSSEWYNTGDIAKIDEEGYLHILSRLKRFSKIAGEMVSLNGVEDLAFQCFGDSNFYAVSVQDKRKGEKIILFTTVQNVDSKELRKFIKSKKVSSLYIPNQIHTIDSVPLLGSGKADYRKLEEMAAKL encoded by the coding sequence GTGGTTTTAGAGATACCAGAGAGAATTAATTTGTACAAAGAGCTGAGGACACAGGCAAAGAAAAATCCGAAAAAAGTTATTTTAGAGGATTTAAACGGTGCTTTAACATATAAGAAAGTTTTATTAAGCGTAAATGTTTTAAGCCAGAAAATCTTACAAGCAACAAATGGTGAAGAAAGAGTTGGTCTTTTCCTACCGAATGTTACAGGGCAAGCCATCGCGCTCTTTTCCTTGTTTAAAAACGGGCAAGTTCCGTGTATCTTGAATTTTTCAATGGGTGCGCAAAGCTTATTGGATTGTATTGAGACGACTTCTTTGAAAACGGTCATTACCTCAAAAACGTTTATCAAAGTAGCGGGACTTAGTATGGTCATTGAGGAAATGGAGAAAAAAGTACATATCGTTTATGTGGAAGATTTAAAAGACAATCTTGCGCTTTCACATAAAATCAAAGGGTTTCTTGAAACGAAAATATCTTGCCCTGTAAAAGCTTCCAAAGAAGAAGTGATTCTTTTTACATCAGGGACCGAAAGCAAGCCAAAAGGTGTTGTTTTGTCACACCGAAATGTATACGCCAATATCAAGCAAGCGCTCGAAGTGATTGATATTACGGAAAACGATAAGATTTTCAATCCCCTTCCACTCTTTCATTCTTTCGGGATGACGGTGTGCATTATTTTGCCGCTTATTTTTAATATCAAAGCGTTTCTTTATCCGTCACCGCTTCATTATAAAGAAATTCCGAAAATGATTAAGAAGCATAAGAGCACGATTACGATTGCGACAAATACGTTCTTTGATCAGTATGCGAAATATGCGGAGCCGGACGATTTTGCATCATTGAAGTATGTGATCGCTGGTGGAGAGAAATTAAAAGAAGACGTGTTCGAAACGTATAAAAAGAAGTTCTCGATCGAGATTCTGCAAGGCTATGGAGCAACCGAAACATCTCCAATTATTGCGCTAAACACGCCAACATACAATAAATTCGGCAGCGTTGGAAAGATTCTTCCGTTAATGGATGCTAAAATCGAGAAAGTCGAAGGCATTACAGAAGGCGGAAACTTGCTTGTGAAAGGTCCTAACGTTATGAAAGGCTATATGATTCATAATGAAGGATTTATTCCGAGCAGTGAATGGTACAACACAGGCGATATTGCGAAAATTGATGAGGAAGGCTATCTCCATATCCTCTCTCGCTTAAAACGTTTCTCCAAAATCGCTGGTGAAATGGTGTCACTTAACGGAGTTGAAGATCTAGCTTTCCAATGTTTTGGTGACTCTAATTTCTATGCAGTCAGCGTTCAGGATAAGCGAAAAGGAGAAAAAATCATTCTCTTTACTACAGTTCAGAATGTCGATAGCAAAGAGCTTCGGAAGTTTATTAAAAGTAAGAAAGTCTCTTCTCTATATATTCCAAATCAAATTCATACGATTGATTCTGTACCGTTGCTTGGGAGCGGGAAAGCGGATTATCGGAAGTTGGAAGAGATGGCGGCTAAGCTGTAA
- a CDS encoding DUF4097 family beta strand repeat-containing protein, whose product MKKVIGTVAALAVIGLVALGVYTYSAEAKSFKKSKSYSAENIETLEVYSDSWDVRVQESSSNKVTVSAKGKQKEDNPVTFKRDGAALIIKQKDEGNAGFLGGFTFGKKGTVYINLPKGGVNNIELTNKDGNIEMSGISTHHIGVKNKAGDGEIKGVSATTGKFVSEDGALRVEDSSVEKLNITSTSGDSYMKDISNSKIRVTSKDGVVSIKDINEGKSLGVDTESGDIEVSYKKAPTSLAVAAKSKSDITINLDRLKKSKNTKELKKGKIGEGTNKLNLSSEDGAINVAN is encoded by the coding sequence TGGATTGGTTGCTTTGGGTGTCTATACATATAGTGCAGAGGCAAAAAGTTTTAAAAAAAGTAAATCTTATAGTGCAGAGAATATTGAAACACTAGAAGTATATAGTGATTCATGGGATGTAAGGGTTCAAGAGAGTAGTTCAAACAAAGTAACGGTTTCTGCTAAAGGTAAACAAAAAGAGGATAATCCTGTTACATTCAAAAGGGATGGAGCAGCGCTAATCATTAAACAAAAAGATGAAGGAAACGCTGGCTTTTTAGGCGGTTTTACTTTTGGGAAGAAAGGCACCGTTTATATTAATCTCCCCAAAGGAGGCGTAAACAATATTGAATTAACTAATAAAGATGGCAATATAGAAATGAGTGGAATTTCAACTCATCATATTGGAGTGAAAAACAAGGCTGGGGATGGGGAAATTAAAGGTGTTTCGGCCACTACAGGGAAGTTTGTATCTGAGGATGGAGCATTAAGGGTTGAAGATAGTTCTGTTGAAAAGTTAAATATAACGTCTACAAGCGGTGATAGCTATATGAAAGATATCAGTAATTCTAAGATAAGAGTTACTTCAAAAGATGGAGTAGTTTCAATTAAGGATATAAATGAAGGAAAATCCTTAGGGGTAGATACTGAATCAGGTGATATTGAAGTTTCTTATAAAAAGGCTCCAACTTCCCTAGCAGTTGCTGCTAAGAGTAAATCTGATATAACGATTAATCTTGATAGACTGAAGAAAAGTAAGAATACTAAGGAACTGAAAAAAGGTAAAATTGGCGAGGGAACTAATAAGTTGAATCTATCAAGTGAGGATGGAGCGATAAACGTAGCAAACTAA
- a CDS encoding sensor histidine kinase: MFYLLIILLMCSVGINTILFRSRVNQRAEVKYIRNKLEKIVSEETGERLLLYTNDKYIKSLLIQINRLLDHNQKVIGNYNSIELSMRKMLSNISHDLKTPLTVILGYIEIINNDKNLTQEKIMNLLKTVNLKTVEVLELINRFFELVKLESGDKKLSSSRIDICEISRKVILDYYEILINKEFEVVIDIPEEPVFVSGDEDAIERVLNNLISNAVQYGTDGKMIGLKISITEQDVCVEVSDKGKGINESHKDRVFERMYTLEDSRNTHYQGSGLGLTITKRLVEKMGGSIFLNSIPFEKTTFTVCLKRLKF; the protein is encoded by the coding sequence ATGTTTTATCTGTTGATCATCTTATTAATGTGTTCTGTAGGTATAAATACCATTCTTTTCCGAAGTCGAGTAAATCAAAGAGCAGAAGTTAAATACATAAGGAATAAGCTTGAAAAAATTGTTAGTGAAGAAACAGGCGAGAGATTATTGCTTTACACGAACGATAAATATATAAAATCCTTGTTAATACAAATAAATCGTCTTCTAGACCACAATCAAAAGGTCATAGGGAATTATAACAGTATAGAACTTTCAATGAGGAAGATGCTATCCAATATTTCCCACGATTTAAAGACGCCTCTAACCGTTATTCTAGGTTATATTGAGATTATAAATAATGATAAAAACTTAACGCAAGAAAAGATTATGAATTTATTAAAAACTGTTAATTTAAAAACTGTAGAAGTCTTAGAGTTAATAAACCGCTTTTTTGAACTTGTAAAACTAGAGTCCGGAGATAAAAAATTAAGCTCTTCGAGAATTGATATATGTGAGATTAGCCGCAAAGTCATATTGGACTATTACGAAATTTTAATAAATAAGGAATTCGAGGTCGTGATTGATATACCAGAAGAACCTGTCTTTGTTAGCGGAGATGAAGATGCTATTGAGAGGGTTCTAAATAATTTGATTTCTAATGCTGTTCAATATGGAACGGATGGTAAAATGATTGGTTTAAAGATTAGCATAACGGAACAGGATGTTTGTGTAGAAGTGTCAGACAAAGGAAAAGGGATAAATGAATCACATAAAGATCGAGTCTTTGAACGTATGTATACCTTGGAGGACTCAAGAAATACCCATTACCAAGGAAGTGGATTAGGACTAACTATTACTAAAAGGTTAGTAGAGAAAATGGGAGGAAGTATATTTTTAAATAGTATACCCTTTGAAAAGACAACTTTTACGGTATGTCTAAAACGCCTTAAGTTTTAG
- a CDS encoding response regulator transcription factor, translating to MSHRILIVEDDPFISDMVNESLTKEGFEVTAAFDGEEALEILNTQTFDVILLDLMLPKIDGMECLRMIRSKSMVPVLIMSAKDEDVDKALGLGLGADDYIAKPFSMLEVVARIKATIRRERHYKSSQAPKAGKDERKNKIVRIGDLSINIEGFTVKKLDKKINLTAKEFNILKLLVSNPSQVYTKSQLYRAVWEDDYHGDENVINVHIRRLREKIEDNPSHPNYITTLWGIGYKLGDF from the coding sequence TTGAGTCACAGAATATTAATTGTAGAAGACGATCCGTTTATAAGCGATATGGTTAATGAGAGTTTAACAAAGGAAGGGTTTGAAGTTACAGCGGCTTTTGATGGGGAAGAAGCTTTGGAGATATTAAACACCCAAACATTTGACGTTATATTACTTGATCTTATGCTGCCGAAAATAGATGGTATGGAATGTCTAAGGATGATTCGTTCTAAAAGTATGGTTCCCGTTCTTATTATGTCTGCAAAAGATGAAGATGTAGATAAAGCACTTGGCCTTGGCCTTGGAGCTGATGATTATATTGCCAAACCTTTTTCTATGCTCGAAGTAGTAGCTAGAATTAAGGCAACAATTAGAAGAGAGAGACACTATAAGAGTTCCCAAGCACCAAAGGCAGGAAAGGATGAAAGAAAAAACAAGATTGTGAGAATAGGAGACTTGAGTATTAATATCGAGGGGTTTACTGTGAAAAAACTCGATAAAAAGATTAATCTTACGGCAAAAGAATTTAACATCTTAAAACTACTTGTTTCCAATCCTTCGCAGGTGTATACCAAGTCTCAGCTTTATAGGGCTGTATGGGAAGATGACTATCACGGAGATGAGAATGTAATTAATGTTCATATTAGACGACTTAGGGAGAAAATTGAGGACAATCCATCTCATCCGAATTACATAACGACGTTGTGGGGGATTGGTTATAAGTTAGGGGATTTTTAA
- a CDS encoding general stress protein: protein MRDRMERRLSYLISGETFAIIMFPIIYAVSFFAYQDLKLHFLFSFWLSFFLLEFILLQGSLYWRVKLKQLKKEPSIILPQRVVRTLQVLEKANGGLLLLTLLFFVIDFLIWYPNVPFKELSITGYIFIFAFLEYVNYFYIQLSYDNISDLKFLIKTRRLKEAYIKKDIRRGSSG, encoded by the coding sequence ATGAGAGATAGAATGGAGAGGAGACTTTCATATCTTATTAGTGGCGAAACATTTGCGATAATCATGTTTCCTATTATTTATGCCGTATCCTTCTTCGCTTATCAGGATTTGAAACTGCACTTTTTATTTTCTTTTTGGCTTTCATTCTTTCTGTTAGAATTCATATTGCTGCAAGGTTCGCTTTACTGGCGTGTGAAGCTAAAACAGTTGAAAAAAGAACCTTCTATTATACTTCCACAGAGAGTCGTTCGAACATTGCAAGTCCTCGAAAAGGCAAATGGAGGATTACTTCTCCTTACGCTGCTTTTCTTTGTGATTGATTTCCTCATCTGGTATCCTAATGTACCTTTTAAAGAACTGTCAATCACAGGATATATTTTCATTTTTGCATTTCTTGAATATGTTAACTACTTCTATATACAGCTCTCATATGACAATATCTCTGATCTTAAGTTTCTTATAAAAACGAGACGATTAAAAGAAGCATACATAAAGAAGGATATTAGGAGAGGCTCTTCAGGATGA
- a CDS encoding pre-toxin TG domain-containing protein, translating into MTEMEEFDTIVDIKANFKDLEQLAQKTMQAKSKIDVIPGQLSYSLSGALSELSGVWTGELEALQQELEHDIRKYSEGLGETVQHIQKTAQGLKEMDMVMNAILMPSNIVLHALSKVGFDVTSKRFISYQGRITPATSQLMARYKKGELYSYDTLFPKSKSVKAKAKNNYEAEILDAVKNHKVPSSDALRWGMGLAQDKHIKDPMKRQFIDTNLTNGQVASFAFDFIPFLGGAKAADEARTGKQYFTGKKLDVSDRAISAASVLGGGFVKWTGKGAKAVLKGKPLSEQTHLKWNKKTGEVKQHTPKKTKGTGELKFKEGYYVEHTTGPVVKFTERNGISGGHNYDEFKNYFNNNSNKYELGPVVKKEHPDIDGVFDVEYKVKYEKMDYTGKNGTGEYKVIPNGHRVYKKTVYDPKIISNDEIIDLSEKAMEEGLNNKREIPLLKQKKIKIQGQTDYNGKKIKFEGIMNSETGEIENAYPVLEWVD; encoded by the coding sequence ATGACAGAAATGGAGGAATTCGATACAATCGTGGATATAAAGGCAAATTTTAAAGACCTTGAACAGTTAGCGCAAAAAACCATGCAGGCTAAGTCTAAGATCGATGTCATTCCTGGACAGCTTAGTTACTCTTTATCTGGTGCCTTATCAGAATTGAGTGGTGTATGGACAGGGGAGTTGGAAGCTCTTCAACAAGAACTAGAGCATGACATAAGGAAGTATTCAGAAGGATTAGGAGAAACCGTCCAGCATATTCAGAAGACCGCTCAAGGCTTAAAGGAAATGGATATGGTGATGAACGCCATTCTTATGCCTTCTAATATAGTATTACATGCTTTATCAAAAGTAGGATTTGATGTAACATCTAAGCGATTCATTTCTTATCAAGGAAGGATCACACCTGCTACTAGCCAATTAATGGCTAGGTACAAAAAAGGTGAATTGTACTCTTATGATACATTGTTCCCTAAGTCGAAAAGTGTAAAGGCAAAGGCTAAGAATAATTATGAGGCGGAGATTTTAGACGCGGTTAAAAATCATAAGGTGCCTAGCTCTGATGCCTTGCGTTGGGGAATGGGATTAGCTCAAGATAAACACATTAAGGACCCTATGAAACGGCAATTCATTGATACAAACTTAACCAATGGACAGGTAGCTTCTTTTGCATTTGATTTTATTCCGTTTTTAGGTGGTGCTAAAGCTGCTGATGAGGCCCGTACCGGAAAACAATACTTTACGGGAAAGAAATTAGATGTATCGGATCGTGCTATATCAGCTGCTAGTGTTCTAGGTGGAGGATTTGTTAAATGGACAGGTAAAGGTGCTAAAGCAGTTCTCAAAGGTAAACCATTAAGCGAACAGACTCATTTAAAGTGGAATAAGAAAACAGGTGAGGTAAAGCAGCATACGCCTAAAAAAACTAAGGGCACGGGTGAACTTAAATTTAAAGAAGGTTACTATGTTGAACATACAACAGGACCAGTTGTAAAGTTTACTGAACGTAATGGTATTAGTGGTGGACATAATTATGATGAGTTTAAAAATTATTTTAATAATAATTCCAACAAATATGAGTTGGGACCTGTGGTTAAAAAAGAACATCCAGATATAGATGGAGTTTTTGATGTAGAATATAAAGTAAAATATGAAAAAATGGATTATACAGGGAAAAATGGAACAGGTGAATACAAAGTAATACCTAATGGACACAGAGTGTACAAAAAGACAGTGTATGATCCAAAGATTATTTCAAACGATGAGATAATAGATTTAAGCGAAAAGGCAATGGAAGAAGGTTTAAACAATAAAAGAGAAATTCCACTATTAAAACAAAAAAAGATAAAAATACAAGGGCAAACAGATTATAATGGAAAAAAAATAAAATTTGAAGGTATTATGAATTCAGAAACTGGAGAGATAGAGAATGCTTATCCAGTATTAGAATGGGTGGATTAG
- a CDS encoding phosphorothioated DNA-binding restriction endonuclease, which produces MTREELLEKIKHLKIWKKENQRAPHKPLLILYALGQLQSQKQLQLPYSEVKLPLKELLIEFGPSRYSYHPEQPFVRLAGDGIWELSEEVDKRSFTDKSLLQNNLIGGFKESVHELLKTDRTLTQEIAQFLLNEHFPDTIHEDILRAVGLEFETYLKRKRDPKFREKILQAYEYSCAICGFNVRLGHSLVGVEAAHIKWHQAGGPDVENNGIALCSMHHKLFDRGVFTFSKNNELLVAAQAHGTHGFEDWLMKFHGQKIRRPIHPLYQPQEDFIEWHVREVFKGPARFQVSYM; this is translated from the coding sequence ATGACTAGAGAAGAACTGCTAGAGAAAATAAAACATTTAAAGATTTGGAAAAAAGAAAATCAGCGTGCACCGCATAAGCCATTACTCATTCTATATGCATTAGGTCAGTTGCAATCTCAGAAACAATTGCAGTTACCTTATAGTGAAGTAAAGTTACCTCTAAAGGAACTACTTATAGAATTTGGTCCTTCCCGCTATTCATATCATCCAGAGCAACCTTTTGTTCGTTTGGCCGGAGATGGGATATGGGAATTGAGCGAAGAAGTTGATAAACGTAGTTTTACAGACAAATCTTTACTACAGAATAACCTAATCGGAGGTTTTAAGGAAAGCGTTCATGAACTTTTAAAAACGGACCGCACATTGACTCAAGAGATTGCACAATTTTTACTAAATGAGCATTTTCCAGACACTATTCATGAAGATATATTAAGAGCGGTTGGTCTAGAATTTGAAACTTATTTAAAGAGAAAGAGAGATCCCAAGTTTAGAGAGAAAATACTTCAAGCCTATGAGTATAGCTGTGCCATTTGTGGATTTAATGTACGCCTTGGTCATAGTCTAGTAGGGGTGGAAGCAGCTCATATTAAATGGCATCAAGCGGGTGGACCTGATGTAGAGAATAATGGAATTGCATTATGTTCGATGCATCATAAGCTATTTGATCGAGGGGTTTTTACTTTTTCCAAAAACAATGAGTTACTGGTTGCTGCTCAAGCACATGGTACGCATGGATTTGAAGATTGGTTGATGAAGTTTCATGGGCAAAAGATTAGACGGCCAATTCATCCGTTGTATCAGCCGCAAGAAGATTTTATTGAGTGGCATGTTAGGGAGGTATTTAAGGGGCCTGCGAGATTTCAGGTGAGTTATATGTAG
- the cdiI gene encoding ribonuclease toxin immunity protein CdiI, with the protein MNVYEEFIEIMKQKTLNKEAVIDVLNIYVNGRNFLQHLEDFKKKEGERREYNGVIYSDEYEQDDEEYFGQNKVLFYSGDGDNDYDIVNYDELYQYLNAACEFYIVKNPEKKEIIEELLMKIKEKYNIK; encoded by the coding sequence ATGAACGTATATGAAGAATTTATTGAGATAATGAAACAGAAAACTTTGAATAAAGAGGCAGTTATTGATGTTTTGAATATATATGTAAATGGACGTAACTTTCTACAACACTTAGAAGATTTTAAGAAAAAAGAGGGAGAGCGTCGGGAATATAATGGGGTAATTTATTCAGATGAATATGAACAAGATGATGAGGAGTATTTTGGACAAAATAAAGTTTTATTTTATTCTGGTGATGGTGATAATGACTATGATATTGTAAATTATGATGAATTGTACCAGTATTTAAATGCTGCATGTGAATTTTATATAGTGAAAAATCCTGAAAAGAAAGAGATTATTGAAGAGTTGTTGATGAAAATTAAAGAAAAATATAATATTAAATAA
- a CDS encoding DUF4352 domain-containing protein, producing the protein MKNFFKMGCLGFIVLIVIIIVIAVATGGNDSSNKANTSNSTKQETNKKDAKNSYGVGDAVEVGDMVYTVNSKEVTSQVGPSVLPTEAKGKFLVVELNVKNNGNKAVTVDSSFFKLKHGDKVFEADSAASMSANQGEDGNIKNSFFLEQLNPDLEMGGKVVFDLSESTVNASDLQLQVQTGAFGTQTEVINLQ; encoded by the coding sequence ATGAAGAATTTTTTTAAAATGGGTTGTTTAGGATTTATTGTACTCATAGTTATTATCATTGTTATTGCTGTGGCTACTGGAGGAAACGACAGTAGTAATAAAGCAAATACTTCAAACAGTACAAAGCAAGAAACAAATAAGAAAGATGCTAAAAACTCTTATGGAGTTGGAGATGCTGTTGAAGTTGGAGATATGGTTTATACAGTAAACAGTAAAGAAGTAACTTCACAAGTTGGACCATCTGTTTTACCAACAGAAGCAAAAGGAAAGTTCTTAGTTGTTGAGTTAAACGTTAAGAATAATGGGAATAAAGCAGTAACTGTAGATTCAAGCTTCTTTAAACTAAAGCATGGCGATAAAGTATTTGAAGCTGATTCAGCAGCTAGTATGTCAGCAAACCAAGGAGAAGACGGCAATATCAAGAACAGCTTCTTCCTAGAACAGTTAAACCCAGACCTGGAGATGGGTGGTAAGGTTGTTTTTGATCTTTCTGAAAGTACTGTAAATGCTTCTGACTTACAGCTTCAAGTTCAAACAGGCGCGTTTGGAACTCAAACAGAGGTAATTAACCTACAATAA